The Heterodontus francisci isolate sHetFra1 chromosome 43, sHetFra1.hap1, whole genome shotgun sequence genome window below encodes:
- the LOC137355644 gene encoding octapeptide-repeat protein T2-like, producing the protein MEQRATQKSLRNETQKSRHTDTEIMARRHRSHVTQTQKSRHTDTEITAQRHHVMGRHRIHGSERSRCTQRQREIKAHRDREITAHRDREITAHRHREITAHRHRSQGTQTQTSRHTDSQRNHSTASHSNYCTERQRNHSRERDTVMTAQRHTDITAHGNRNHGTRQQKSRHTATEVTAQRDTDIMAHSGRTHGTQRQKSWHTETQKSRHRERHRNYGTERYRNYST; encoded by the coding sequence ATGGAACAGAGAGCGACACAGAAATCACTGCGCAATGAGACACAGAAATCACgtcacacagacacagaaatcaTGGCACGCAGACACAGAAGTCACgtcacacagacacagaaatcacgtcacacagacacagaaatcacagcacagagacaccATGTCATGGGGAGACACAGAATTCATGGCTCGGAGAGAAGTCGctgcacacagaggcagagagaaatcaaggcacacagagacagagaaatcacggcacacagagacagagaaataacggcacacagacacagagaaattacggcacacagacacagaagtcagggcacacagacacagacatcacGGCACACAGATTCACAGAGAAATCATAGCACAGCCAGTCACAGTAATTACTGCACAGAAAGACAAAGAaatcacagcagagagagagacacagtaatGACAGCACAGAGGCACACAGATATCACAGCACACGGCAACAGAAATCACGGCACACGGCAACAGAAATCACGGCACACGGCAACAGAAGtcacggcacagagagacacagatatcaTGGCACACAGCGGCAGAACTCATGGCACGCAAAGACAGAAATCAtggcacacagagacacagaaatcaaggcacagagagagacacagaaattatggcacagagagatacagaaattACAGCACATAG